A window of Halomonas sp. H10-9-1 contains these coding sequences:
- a CDS encoding Do family serine endopeptidase yields MPYRPPRQRLRALAPYLLPVLIGVLLAVVLLNAFPQLSGRDGRQPPALATPAPPLSEPLAVSPEVTASSDEAERPAPVLRQAPPLAREQGPASYAAAVERAAPAVVNIYSSRVIERDQHPLISDPFFRQFFGDDMPARQRMLSSLGSGVIVSAEGYVLTNHHVIGGADQIQVALRDGRETLAEVIGTDPESDLAVLRIQLDDLPVIELADSADVAIGDVALAIGNPFGVGQTVTMGIISATGRSHLGLNAYEDFIQTDAAINPGNSGGALISPDGAMVGINTAIFSRSGGSQGIGFAIPANLARNILEELVIQGRVIRGWLGVEAQELNPELAASFGLQAPRGVIIAGVVPGGPADRAGLRPGDVLLSIEGRPILDAREAMSDIAAVEPGDSLPLTVVRGGEELELTVEVGERPPPELSAPE; encoded by the coding sequence ATGCCGTACCGACCGCCGCGCCAGCGCCTTCGCGCCCTTGCCCCCTACCTGCTACCGGTACTGATCGGGGTGCTGCTGGCCGTGGTGCTGCTCAACGCCTTCCCACAGCTATCCGGCCGCGATGGTCGCCAGCCGCCCGCCCTCGCGACGCCCGCCCCGCCCTTGAGCGAGCCGCTGGCGGTATCCCCCGAGGTCACGGCATCCAGCGACGAGGCCGAGCGTCCCGCTCCGGTACTGCGCCAGGCACCGCCGCTCGCCCGCGAGCAGGGACCCGCCAGCTACGCCGCCGCGGTGGAGCGCGCCGCCCCGGCGGTCGTCAACATCTACTCCTCCAGGGTCATCGAGCGCGACCAGCACCCGTTGATATCGGATCCCTTCTTCCGCCAATTCTTCGGCGACGACATGCCGGCGCGCCAGCGCATGCTGTCGAGCCTCGGCTCGGGCGTCATCGTCAGCGCAGAGGGCTATGTGCTGACCAACCACCATGTCATCGGCGGCGCCGACCAGATCCAGGTCGCCCTGCGCGATGGCCGCGAAACCCTGGCCGAGGTCATCGGCACCGACCCGGAGAGCGACCTCGCGGTGCTGCGCATCCAGCTCGACGACCTGCCAGTGATCGAGCTGGCCGACTCCGCCGACGTGGCCATCGGCGACGTGGCGCTGGCCATCGGCAATCCCTTCGGGGTCGGCCAGACGGTCACCATGGGCATCATCAGCGCCACCGGCCGCAGCCACCTGGGGCTCAACGCCTACGAGGACTTCATCCAGACCGATGCCGCCATCAACCCGGGGAACTCCGGGGGCGCGCTGATCAGCCCCGACGGGGCCATGGTCGGCATCAATACCGCCATCTTCTCGCGCTCGGGCGGCTCCCAGGGCATCGGCTTCGCCATCCCCGCCAACCTGGCGCGCAACATCCTCGAGGAGCTGGTCATCCAGGGGCGTGTGATCCGCGGCTGGCTGGGGGTCGAGGCCCAGGAGCTCAACCCGGAGCTGGCCGCCTCCTTCGGCCTGCAGGCGCCCCGCGGCGTGATCATTGCCGGGGTGGTGCCGGGAGGACCCGCCGACCGGGCCGGCCTGCGACCCGGGGACGTGCTGCTCTCCATCGAGGGCCGGCCGATCCTGGACGCCCGGGAAGCGATGTCCGACATCGCCGCGGTGGAACCGGGCGACAGCCTGCCGCTCACCGTGGTGCGCGGCGGCGAGGAGCTGGAACTGACGGTCGAGGTCGGCGAGCGCCCGCCCCCCGAGCTGAGCGCCCCCGAGTAG
- the rplM gene encoding 50S ribosomal protein L13: protein MKTFTAKPQSVERDWYVVDATDKTLGRLATEIARRLRGKHKPEFTPHIDTGDYIVVINAEKVKVTGNKAKAKTYYRHTGYPGGLRSMTFDKMLDHAPERIIESAVKGMLPKGPLGRAMYGKLKVYAGAEHPHAAQQPQELNL from the coding sequence ATGAAGACGTTCACTGCCAAACCGCAGTCCGTCGAGCGCGACTGGTACGTCGTCGACGCCACGGACAAGACGCTGGGCCGGCTGGCCACAGAGATCGCTCGCCGCCTTCGCGGCAAGCACAAGCCGGAGTTCACCCCGCACATCGATACCGGCGACTACATCGTCGTGATCAACGCCGAGAAGGTGAAGGTCACCGGCAACAAGGCCAAGGCCAAGACCTACTATCGCCACACCGGTTACCCGGGTGGCCTGCGTTCCATGACTTTCGACAAGATGCTCGACCACGCCCCCGAGCGTATCATCGAGAGCGCCGTCAAGGGCATGCTGCCGAAGGGTCCCCTGGGCCGCGCCATGTACGGCAAGCTCAAGGTCTACGCCGGCGCCGAGCATCCGCACGCCGCCCAGCAGCCGCAAGAACTGAACCTCTGA
- the murA gene encoding UDP-N-acetylglucosamine 1-carboxyvinyltransferase gives MDKLIITGNGPVDGEVWVSGAKNAALPILCATLLADEPVTIGNLPHLQDITTTLELLGHLGVEPVMGEKMTIQLDGSQVKHCDAPYELVKKMRASILVLGPLVAHFGHADVSLPGGCAIGSRPVDLHLRGLEAMGAEIRVDGGYIRARVEGRLKGATIFFDTVTVTGTENLLMAAALAEGTTVLENAAREPEVVDLAELLIKMGAKISGHGTDTITIEGVERLHGAYHDVMPDRIETGTFLVAAALSRGRVRVRRTRADILEAVLAKLEEAGAEITTGDDWIGLDMHGKRPRPVNIRTAPYPAFPTDMQAQFVAMNAVAGGTSRVVETIFENRFMHVQELNRMGARIALEGNTAVIEGVEKLSGAPVMATDLRASASLVIAAMMAEGETLVDRIYHIDRGYECIEEKLQLLGARIRRVPG, from the coding sequence ATGGACAAGTTGATCATTACCGGCAATGGGCCGGTCGATGGCGAGGTGTGGGTCAGCGGCGCCAAGAACGCCGCCCTGCCTATCCTCTGCGCCACCCTGTTGGCTGACGAGCCGGTCACCATCGGTAACCTGCCGCACCTGCAGGACATCACCACCACGCTGGAGCTGCTCGGCCACCTGGGGGTGGAGCCGGTGATGGGCGAGAAGATGACCATCCAGCTCGATGGCTCCCAGGTGAAGCACTGCGATGCGCCCTATGAGCTGGTCAAGAAGATGCGCGCCTCGATCCTGGTGCTCGGCCCGCTGGTGGCTCACTTCGGCCATGCCGACGTCTCCCTGCCGGGGGGCTGCGCCATCGGTTCGCGTCCGGTCGACCTGCACCTGCGTGGCCTCGAGGCCATGGGGGCCGAGATTCGCGTCGATGGCGGCTATATCCGTGCCCGGGTGGAGGGGCGGCTGAAGGGGGCCACCATCTTCTTCGATACCGTCACGGTGACCGGCACCGAGAACCTGCTGATGGCGGCCGCGCTGGCGGAGGGCACCACGGTGCTCGAGAACGCCGCCCGGGAGCCGGAGGTGGTCGACCTGGCCGAGTTGCTGATCAAGATGGGTGCGAAGATCAGCGGTCACGGCACCGATACCATCACCATCGAGGGGGTGGAGCGCCTGCATGGTGCCTACCACGACGTGATGCCCGACCGCATCGAGACCGGCACCTTCCTGGTCGCCGCCGCCCTGTCTCGTGGGCGCGTCCGGGTGCGACGCACCCGCGCCGATATCCTCGAGGCGGTGCTGGCCAAGCTCGAGGAGGCCGGCGCCGAGATCACCACCGGCGATGACTGGATCGGGCTGGACATGCACGGCAAGCGTCCGCGGCCGGTCAATATCCGTACCGCGCCCTATCCCGCCTTCCCCACCGACATGCAGGCCCAGTTCGTGGCCATGAACGCGGTGGCCGGTGGCACCTCGCGGGTGGTGGAAACCATCTTCGAGAACCGCTTCATGCACGTCCAGGAGCTCAATCGCATGGGCGCGAGGATCGCCCTGGAGGGCAACACCGCGGTGATCGAGGGGGTCGAGAAGCTCTCCGGCGCCCCGGTGATGGCGACCGACCTGCGCGCCTCGGCGTCGCTGGTGATCGCGGCGATGATGGCCGAGGGCGAGACCCTGGTCGACCGCATCTACCATATCGATCGCGGCTACGAGTGCATCGAGGAGAAGCTGCAACTGCTGGGCGCACGAATCCGGCGCGTACCGGGCTAG
- a CDS encoding BolA family protein, with translation MQPSDVKGLLESRIDGCDFHIQGEGCNFQVVAVGEVFAGMSPVKRQQLIYGALSDEIASGALHAVSIKTYTPAQWQDAPENSRA, from the coding sequence ATGCAACCCAGTGACGTCAAGGGGCTGCTCGAGTCGCGTATCGACGGCTGCGATTTCCACATCCAGGGCGAGGGCTGCAACTTCCAGGTGGTGGCCGTGGGCGAGGTGTTCGCGGGCATGTCGCCGGTCAAGCGCCAGCAGCTGATCTATGGCGCGCTCTCCGACGAGATCGCTTCCGGCGCGCTGCATGCGGTGAGCATCAAGACCTATACCCCGGCGCAGTGGCAAGATGCGCCGGAGAACTCCCGCGCCTGA
- a CDS encoding cytochrome bc complex cytochrome b subunit, with protein sequence MGNPNKAMAEKGIMRWVDERFPATQMWQEHLSKYYAPKNFNFWYFFGSLALLVLVNQILTGIWLTMSYNPSAEGAFASVEYIMRDVEWGWLIRYLHSTGATAFFVVVYLHMFRGLLYGSYKAPRELVWIFGMAIYLALMAEAFMGYLLPWGQMSYWGAQVIISLFSAIPVIGPDLTQWVRGDFLISGITLNRFFALHVVALPIVILALVVLHIIALHEVGSNNPDGIDIKQKKDETGKPLDGIPFHPYYTVKDIVGVAVFLFVFAVVIFYFPEGGGYFLEKPNFEPANPLKTPDHIAPVWYFTPFYAILRAINFSLFGLDAKLLGVICMGAAIAVLFVLPWLDRSPVRSIRYKGWISKVMLVLFAISFVILGVLGVLPATDGRTLVAQICTAIYFAFFLLMPFYTRLEKTKPVPERVTG encoded by the coding sequence ATGGGTAACCCGAACAAGGCGATGGCGGAAAAGGGCATCATGCGCTGGGTGGATGAGCGCTTCCCCGCGACGCAGATGTGGCAGGAGCACCTGTCCAAGTACTACGCCCCCAAGAACTTCAACTTCTGGTACTTCTTCGGCTCGCTGGCACTGCTGGTGCTGGTCAACCAGATCCTCACCGGCATCTGGCTGACCATGAGCTACAACCCCTCCGCGGAAGGCGCCTTCGCCTCCGTCGAGTACATCATGCGCGACGTGGAGTGGGGCTGGCTGATCCGCTACCTGCACTCCACCGGTGCCACGGCCTTCTTCGTGGTCGTGTACCTGCACATGTTCCGTGGCCTGCTCTACGGCTCCTACAAGGCGCCACGCGAGCTGGTGTGGATCTTTGGCATGGCGATCTACCTGGCGCTGATGGCCGAGGCCTTCATGGGCTACCTGCTCCCCTGGGGCCAGATGTCCTACTGGGGTGCCCAGGTCATCATCTCGCTGTTCTCCGCCATCCCGGTGATCGGTCCCGATCTCACCCAGTGGGTGCGTGGTGACTTCCTGATCTCCGGTATCACCCTCAACCGCTTCTTCGCGCTGCACGTGGTGGCGCTGCCCATCGTGATCCTGGCGCTGGTGGTGCTGCACATCATCGCCCTGCACGAGGTCGGTTCCAACAACCCGGACGGCATCGACATCAAGCAGAAGAAGGACGAGACCGGCAAGCCCCTGGACGGCATCCCCTTCCATCCGTACTACACGGTGAAGGATATCGTTGGCGTGGCGGTGTTCCTGTTCGTCTTCGCGGTGGTGATCTTCTACTTCCCCGAAGGGGGCGGCTACTTCCTCGAGAAGCCCAACTTCGAGCCGGCCAACCCGCTGAAGACCCCGGATCATATCGCACCGGTGTGGTACTTCACGCCCTTCTACGCGATCCTGCGCGCCATCAACTTCTCGTTGTTCGGCCTCGACGCCAAGCTCCTGGGCGTGATCTGCATGGGGGCGGCCATCGCGGTGCTGTTCGTGCTGCCCTGGCTTGACCGCAGCCCGGTGCGCTCCATCCGCTACAAGGGCTGGATCTCCAAGGTGATGCTGGTGCTGTTCGCCATCAGCTTCGTGATCCTCGGGGTGCTTGGGGTGCTGCCCGCTACCGATGGTCGGACCCTGGTGGCTCAGATCTGCACCGCCATCTACTTTGCCTTCTTCCTGCTGATGCCGTTCTACACCCGGCTGGAGAAGACCAAACCCGTTCCGGAGAGGGTGACTGGCTAA
- a CDS encoding Nif3-like dinuclear metal center hexameric protein: MTHRDTLVAACAGKLQPERFNDYTVNGLQVEGRDEVRRVLSGVTACQALLDEALAWEADLVLVHHGYFWKNEPVAITGMKRRRLQTLLAHDISLLAYHLPLDAHAGLGNNAELGRRLGFTVEGCADGELGEGLLWLGAPPSVMDARALGEHVGERLGRETLVVEAPSGGPVRRVAWCTGGAQDMITAAWEAGADAFISGEISERTTHLARELGIHYLCAGHHATERDGVRALGEWLAAEFGLEHRFVDIENPA; this comes from the coding sequence ATGACACATCGCGACACGCTGGTGGCGGCCTGCGCAGGCAAGTTGCAACCCGAGCGCTTCAATGACTATACCGTCAATGGCTTGCAGGTGGAGGGGCGTGACGAGGTCAGGCGGGTGCTGAGCGGCGTCACCGCCTGCCAGGCACTGCTCGACGAGGCGTTGGCCTGGGAGGCCGACCTGGTGCTGGTCCACCACGGCTATTTCTGGAAGAACGAGCCGGTGGCCATCACCGGCATGAAGCGGCGTCGCCTGCAGACCCTGCTGGCCCATGACATCAGCCTGCTGGCCTACCACCTGCCGTTGGATGCCCATGCCGGGCTCGGCAACAACGCCGAGCTGGGGCGTCGCCTGGGCTTCACGGTGGAAGGGTGTGCTGACGGTGAGCTGGGAGAGGGGCTCCTGTGGCTGGGGGCGCCACCGTCGGTAATGGATGCGCGGGCGCTGGGCGAGCACGTCGGTGAGCGGCTGGGACGCGAGACGCTGGTGGTTGAGGCGCCGTCCGGCGGTCCCGTGCGACGGGTGGCCTGGTGCACCGGTGGTGCCCAGGACATGATTACCGCGGCCTGGGAGGCCGGGGCCGATGCCTTCATCTCCGGGGAGATCTCCGAACGCACCACTCACCTGGCCCGCGAGTTGGGCATTCACTACCTGTGTGCCGGTCATCACGCCACGGAGCGGGACGGCGTGCGGGCGCTGGGCGAGTGGCTGGCCGCTGAGTTCGGTCTCGAGCACCGTTTCGTGGATATCGAAAACCCGGCATGA
- the hisD gene encoding histidinol dehydrogenase, which translates to MTETTAPAGIARLATTDADFTARLDHLLAWEGVSDGEVQARVAEILAAVRERGDAALVEASNRFDRLSVSSMAELTLSAPRLRQAYEGLPAEQREALTQAAERVRLYHERQKPESWHYTEDDGSVLGQQVMPLDRAGIYVPGGKAAYPSSVLMNAIPAHVAGVREIIMVVPTPDGVLNELVLAAAHLAGVDRVFTVGGAQAIAALAYGTESVPRVDKIVGPGNIYVATAKRAVFGQVGIDMIAGPSEILVVSDGGTDPDWLAMDLFSQAEHDEDAQAILVGWDAGHLDAVEAAIDRLLPTLERHAIVRESLSRRGALIHCRDRAEAMTLINRIAPEHLELSVANPEGWLPEVRHAGAIFMGRYTAEALGDYCAGPNHVLPTSGTARFSSPLGVYDFQKRSSIIHCSPEGASKLGRVASVLARGESLTAHARSAEYRIRK; encoded by the coding sequence ATGACCGAGACCACTGCCCCCGCTGGAATCGCCCGCCTCGCTACCACCGACGCCGACTTCACGGCACGGCTCGACCACCTGCTGGCCTGGGAGGGAGTCTCCGACGGCGAGGTCCAGGCGCGGGTCGCGGAGATCCTCGCCGCGGTGAGGGAGCGCGGCGACGCCGCCCTGGTGGAGGCCAGCAACCGCTTCGATCGCCTCTCGGTATCGAGCATGGCCGAGCTGACCCTCAGCGCGCCGCGCCTGCGCCAGGCCTATGAGGGGCTGCCCGCCGAGCAGCGCGAGGCGCTGACGCAGGCCGCCGAGCGTGTCCGGCTCTACCATGAGCGCCAGAAGCCCGAGTCCTGGCACTACACCGAAGATGACGGCAGCGTGCTTGGCCAGCAGGTCATGCCGCTGGATCGTGCCGGCATCTACGTGCCCGGCGGCAAGGCGGCCTATCCCTCCTCGGTGCTGATGAATGCGATTCCCGCCCACGTGGCCGGCGTCCGCGAGATCATCATGGTGGTGCCCACGCCGGATGGGGTACTCAACGAACTGGTGCTGGCCGCGGCGCACCTCGCCGGGGTCGACCGGGTGTTCACGGTGGGGGGCGCCCAGGCGATCGCGGCCCTGGCCTATGGCACCGAGAGCGTGCCGCGGGTCGACAAGATCGTCGGTCCGGGCAACATCTACGTGGCAACGGCCAAGCGCGCGGTGTTCGGGCAGGTGGGCATCGACATGATCGCCGGCCCCTCGGAGATCCTGGTGGTCTCCGACGGCGGCACCGACCCCGACTGGCTGGCCATGGACCTGTTCTCCCAGGCCGAGCATGACGAGGATGCCCAGGCGATCCTGGTGGGCTGGGATGCCGGGCACCTCGACGCCGTGGAGGCCGCCATCGACCGACTCTTGCCGACCCTGGAGCGTCATGCGATCGTCCGCGAGTCGCTCTCCCGGCGCGGGGCGCTGATCCATTGTCGCGATCGTGCCGAGGCGATGACGCTGATCAACCGCATCGCACCTGAGCATCTCGAGCTCTCCGTGGCCAACCCCGAGGGCTGGTTGCCCGAGGTGCGCCACGCCGGCGCCATCTTCATGGGGCGCTATACCGCCGAGGCGCTGGGGGACTACTGCGCGGGCCCCAACCATGTGCTGCCCACCTCGGGCACCGCGCGCTTCTCGTCGCCGCTGGGGGTCTACGACTTCCAGAAGCGCTCATCGATCATCCACTGCTCGCCCGAAGGGGCGTCGAAGCTGGGTCGGGTGGCCTCGGTGCTGGCGCGCGGCGAGTCGTTGACCGCCCATGCACGCAGCGCCGAGTACCGCATCCGGAAGTGA
- the hisG gene encoding ATP phosphoribosyltransferase: protein MSKQLIVALSKGRILDETLPLLADAGVEPVEDLGSSRKLLFATNLPDVKLVVIRATDVPTYVQLGAADLGVAGKDVLLEHGAAGLYEPLDLEIARCRLMTAGITGAEPARARRRVATKFVNVARRWYAEQGIQAEVIKLYGAMELAPLMNLADEIVDIVDTGNTLRANGMEPRELIAPISTRLVVNKAAMTMKHSRIKPLLERLEQAVTARREGVAG, encoded by the coding sequence ATGAGCAAACAACTGATCGTGGCCCTCTCCAAGGGCCGTATCCTGGACGAGACCCTGCCGCTGCTGGCCGACGCCGGTGTCGAGCCGGTGGAAGACCTGGGCAGCAGTCGCAAGCTGCTGTTCGCTACCAACCTGCCCGACGTCAAGCTGGTGGTGATCCGGGCCACCGACGTGCCGACCTATGTGCAGCTGGGCGCCGCCGACCTGGGGGTGGCGGGCAAGGACGTGCTCCTCGAGCACGGTGCGGCGGGGCTCTACGAGCCGCTGGACCTGGAGATCGCCCGCTGCAGGCTGATGACCGCCGGCATCACCGGCGCCGAGCCGGCCCGTGCCCGGCGCCGGGTGGCCACCAAGTTCGTCAACGTCGCCCGGCGCTGGTACGCCGAGCAGGGGATCCAGGCCGAGGTCATCAAGCTCTATGGTGCCATGGAGCTGGCGCCGCTGATGAACCTGGCCGACGAGATCGTGGATATCGTCGATACCGGCAATACCCTGCGCGCCAACGGCATGGAGCCCCGCGAGTTGATCGCGCCGATCTCTACCCGGCTGGTGGTCAACAAGGCGGCGATGACCATGAAGCATTCGCGCATCAAGCCGCTGCTCGAGCGCCTCGAGCAGGCGGTGACCGCACGTCGCGAGGGCGTCGCGGGCTGA
- the zapE gene encoding cell division protein ZapE codes for MSAVNRDVRPTPMARYRADLQRDDFQYDAAQEQAVAHLQRLYEALLATPPSPRSAPSGGGLSSRVAGLFGRRAHREPQAPVLPEIRGLYFWGGVGRGKTYLVDAFYESLPFPEKMRTHFHRFMQRVHNELEHYKGEKNPLRLIAAKFAAEARVICFDEFFVKDITDAMILANLLEALFERGVVLVATSNIVPGELYKDGLQRTRFLPAIDLLERHCEVVNVDSGIDYRLRALERAEIFHSPLDAAAEVELARSFREIAGHDGEAGVPLEINRRVLHARRLHDDVVWFEFRELCDGPRSQNDYIELAREFHTVLVSNVTRMSGATDDQARRFINMVDEFYDRGVKLLMSAEVPAEALYADGRLEFEFQRTLSRLQEMQSHDYLALPHKP; via the coding sequence ATGAGTGCCGTAAACCGAGACGTTCGCCCCACCCCCATGGCCCGCTACCGGGCCGATCTGCAGCGCGATGACTTCCAGTATGACGCTGCCCAGGAGCAGGCCGTGGCGCATCTGCAGCGCCTCTACGAGGCGCTGCTCGCGACGCCGCCGTCGCCGCGCTCCGCTCCCTCGGGTGGTGGCCTGAGCTCCCGCGTGGCCGGGCTGTTCGGCAGGCGTGCACACCGCGAGCCCCAGGCGCCGGTGCTGCCGGAGATCCGCGGGCTTTACTTCTGGGGCGGTGTCGGGCGCGGCAAGACCTACCTGGTGGATGCCTTCTACGAGTCGCTGCCCTTCCCCGAGAAGATGCGCACCCACTTCCACCGCTTCATGCAGCGGGTCCACAACGAGCTCGAGCACTACAAGGGCGAGAAGAACCCACTGCGCCTGATTGCCGCGAAGTTCGCCGCCGAGGCCCGGGTGATCTGCTTCGACGAGTTCTTCGTCAAGGACATCACCGATGCCATGATCCTGGCCAACCTGCTCGAGGCGTTGTTCGAGCGCGGGGTGGTGCTGGTGGCGACCTCCAATATCGTGCCCGGCGAGCTCTACAAGGATGGCCTGCAGCGCACACGCTTCCTGCCTGCCATCGACCTCCTCGAGCGCCACTGCGAGGTGGTCAACGTCGACTCGGGTATCGACTACCGGCTGCGCGCCCTGGAGCGTGCCGAGATCTTTCACTCGCCCCTCGACGCGGCCGCCGAGGTGGAGCTGGCGCGCAGCTTCCGCGAGATCGCCGGTCATGATGGCGAGGCGGGCGTGCCGCTGGAGATCAATCGCCGTGTGCTGCATGCCCGCAGGCTCCACGACGACGTGGTGTGGTTCGAGTTCCGCGAACTGTGCGACGGTCCGCGCAGCCAGAACGACTATATCGAGCTGGCCCGCGAGTTCCACACCGTACTGGTCTCCAACGTGACCCGCATGAGCGGGGCCACCGACGACCAGGCGCGACGCTTTATCAACATGGTCGACGAGTTCTACGACCGTGGGGTCAAGCTGCTGATGTCCGCCGAGGTACCCGCCGAGGCGCTGTATGCCGACGGGCGCCTCGAGTTCGAGTTTCAGCGCACCTTGTCGCGGCTGCAGGAGATGCAGTCCCACGACTACCTGGCGCTGCCCCACAAGCCTTGA
- the rpsI gene encoding 30S ribosomal protein S9, producing MTQQYYGTGRRKTSTARVFLKPGTGKITVNSRELDQYFGRVTGRMVVRQPLELTETLGQFDVYVTVKGGGGSSQAGAIRHGITRALMAYNEDFRAPLREAGYVTRDARQVERKKVGLRKARRRPQFSKR from the coding sequence ATGACACAGCAGTATTACGGTACCGGGCGCCGCAAGACCTCTACCGCCCGCGTTTTCCTGAAGCCGGGCACCGGCAAGATCACCGTCAACAGCCGTGAGCTGGACCAGTACTTCGGTCGCGTCACCGGTCGCATGGTGGTCCGTCAGCCCCTCGAGTTGACCGAGACCCTGGGTCAGTTCGACGTCTACGTGACCGTCAAGGGCGGTGGTGGTTCCTCCCAGGCCGGCGCGATCCGTCACGGCATCACGCGTGCGCTGATGGCCTACAATGAAGACTTCCGCGCGCCGCTGCGCGAGGCCGGCTACGTCACGCGTGACGCACGCCAGGTCGAGCGCAAGAAGGTTGGCCTGCGCAAGGCGCGTCGCCGTCCGCAGTTCTCCAAGCGCTGA
- the petA gene encoding ubiquinol-cytochrome c reductase iron-sulfur subunit, translating into MADNGVNKGRRRFLVGATTVVGGVGAVGVAVPFVASWQPSARARAAGAPVQADVSKLEPGQQMTVEWRGKPVWIVNRTPEMIERTEGFDASRLADPDSEVPQQPAYVTGPLRAIKPEIGVLIGICTHLGCSPLFKPEPNAEGVGTDDWPGGYFCPCHGSRFDLAGRVFRNVPAPTNLEIPPYRFETDDIIVVGEDEETA; encoded by the coding sequence ATGGCAGATAACGGCGTGAACAAGGGTCGGCGCCGTTTCCTCGTGGGTGCCACCACCGTTGTAGGTGGGGTTGGTGCCGTCGGGGTTGCGGTCCCCTTTGTGGCTTCCTGGCAGCCGAGTGCCAGGGCGAGAGCGGCGGGCGCGCCGGTTCAGGCGGATGTGTCCAAGCTGGAGCCGGGTCAGCAGATGACCGTGGAGTGGCGTGGCAAGCCGGTATGGATCGTCAACCGTACGCCGGAGATGATCGAGCGGACCGAGGGGTTCGACGCCTCGCGACTGGCCGATCCCGACTCCGAAGTACCCCAGCAACCCGCCTATGTGACGGGGCCGCTGCGGGCCATCAAGCCCGAGATCGGGGTGCTGATCGGAATCTGTACCCACCTGGGCTGCTCACCGCTGTTCAAGCCTGAGCCCAACGCCGAGGGTGTGGGCACCGACGACTGGCCGGGCGGCTACTTCTGCCCCTGTCACGGTTCGCGTTTCGATCTGGCGGGTCGGGTATTCCGCAACGTGCCGGCGCCCACCAACCTGGAGATCCCGCCATACCGCTTCGAGACCGACGACATCATTGTCGTGGGCGAAGATGAGGAGACTGCCTGA
- a CDS encoding DUF1043 family protein, translating into MDESNINWILAIACLLAGIGLGALGYHLLNAGAHGIQRLRQRLAERDRELAALRDGLDVHFDEVGRLVDALRRDGEALATRLAEDADSLGGHTRSRPGLAVEAPAAPADATSNAPVSTPRDYADGSGGTLSEDFGLKDDASRKPEPRY; encoded by the coding sequence GTGGACGAGAGCAACATCAACTGGATTCTGGCCATCGCCTGCCTGCTGGCCGGTATCGGCCTAGGTGCACTGGGCTACCACCTGCTCAATGCCGGTGCCCATGGCATACAGCGCCTGCGCCAGCGACTCGCCGAACGCGACCGGGAGCTCGCGGCCCTACGCGATGGCCTGGACGTGCACTTCGACGAGGTCGGTCGCCTGGTGGACGCGCTGCGCCGGGATGGCGAGGCGCTGGCCACCCGCCTTGCCGAGGATGCCGATAGCCTCGGGGGGCACACCAGGAGCCGCCCGGGCCTTGCCGTGGAGGCGCCCGCCGCCCCTGCCGACGCCACCAGCAACGCGCCCGTATCGACCCCCCGTGACTATGCCGATGGCTCCGGTGGCACCCTCTCCGAGGACTTCGGACTCAAGGATGATGCCAGCCGTAAGCCCGAGCCCCGCTACTGA